In Glycine max cultivar Williams 82 chromosome 15, Glycine_max_v4.0, whole genome shotgun sequence, the DNA window ctcactaaaatcatttgatttaaaaaaaatgaatggaaaGAATAAATTGGAGTAAGTTAATCCTccgtttaattttatttagaacTTTCAAACGCATGCCATTTGGTATCCCTACTATTTTACgaatgaaataattttgtatgtaGTTGTAAAGTATGATGATTCATAACCTTAAACCGGAGCAAAGAGACAAGCGAGAATAGCAGTGTGGTCTCTCTCTCACTCCAACTCTAACCACAGAGACAACAATTCAACAACGTTGCTTCGACGACAATGGAATCTGCGCTTACAGCTTCTAACTGGAACCGTTCTTTGATTCGGATTCGCCACACTAGGCCACGCTTCGTTGCCACTCGCCCCACAGCAATACGGTGCTCCATCAACTCGTATCGCTTGTCCAACCTCACTCCCTCTGAGCTTCAGAGCCTCAAGAGCCGACCTCGTATCGATTTCTCTTCCATTTTCAGTGTTGTGAGTAATGAATGGGTTTTCTTTCCCTTTGTTTTCAAATGGGTCACTCTCAAaattgttcctttttttttccctttcaggTTAACCCCATTGTCGATGATGTTCACAAAAGAGGGGATGCTGCAGTTAAAGAGTTCGTCTCTTCTTCATTCAATCTCATCTATGATCTTGTTATTGTTGTGTGTGGCTTCTTAACTTCTTTGCTTATGTAACTTCACCTATGTGTTTTGTAGATATACTTCAAAGTTTGATAAAGTTGAATTGGATAAAGTAGTTGAGGTTGTCTCGGAGCTCCCTGACCCTGTGGTATGTTTGTTTGGATATGCATACAAtatgaagttttattttgttgaagaTATGCCTTTGATTATGATTCACTTTAGTGATGTTGGTTTGGGCGCTATTATATTCTTGTTTTTGTGCCTTTTGTTTTGCAGCTTGATCCACCTATTAAGGAAGCTTTCGATGTTGCCTACGACAATATTTATGCATTTCATGCTGCTCAGAAGTCACCCGAGAAAAGTGTTGAGAACATGAAAGTATGTCAGTGCTGATTCTTGCTTATAGACCGGCTAGGTTGGATGGACAAACCAGGGGCTTATTGATTCATTGCTGAAATGATACCTTGCATAAACTTGTTCTTGTGCATTATTAagtcaaattttgaaatattcagTGGTAGGATATAGTTAATGTGGTTAGTCTTACAGCATTGAGCATTATGTAGGAATAGTTAAATAATACTAGAAGGGTCGAATGGTAGGTTATCTTTTTCAGTTGTGATTATGTACTTTTCTGTACATGGTtagtctcttattttttttaatttttgttttttttttatttgcgtATATCATATCATTTGGCTATCATGCCTACATGATTGTTTGTTCTTTGGTTCTTGGTGTTTACTACTTTATGTGAATCTTgagttttctgaaaatctcaGGGAGTCCAATGCAAGAGAGTTGCAAGAAGTATTAACTCCGTGGGTCTTTATGTTCCAGGGGGAACTGCTGTATTACCTTCAACAGCTTTGATGCTTGCAGTTGTAAGTTGAATAGACATTTCAGTTCCTCTTATGACTTTCAATGTTCTATAATTTTGGTTCTGTATATTGGTATTTATCTAGCCAGATTTAGCTGATGgttaattattttgtatacCAGCCTGCACAAATTGCAGGATGTAAAACTATTGTTCTTGCAAATCCTCCAACTCGGGATGGCACTACATGCAAGGTATTTATCtattttgtatgaaaattaTAGTCATGATGTTGTTCTTGTTCTGACCAATGCTTTCCTGCAGGAGGTACTGTATTGTGCAAAAAAGGCTGGGGTGACTCACATTCTCAAAGCTGGAGGAGCACAGGTTTGAAGCAtgataatatatgataaaatttatctGGTTTTGCATTCTGAATCTAGTATCCTTGTAAATTAAACTGTTATTAATATGGCATTTCTCTCCATTGTAGGCCATATCTGCTATGGCTTGGGGAACAGAAACTTGTCCAAAGGTGGCTAGCTTCTCATTTAACCCATCTTTTTTGTTTGCCTCTCTATTTATATTTGATGGATTCagctttatttcttattttttattttctctctattagtaATTTAGTTATCATATTCTAATAGTAAAAATAGTGAAACTCATTCCATGATATATTATCCAACTAATCCTAACCACACCCTAAATAGATTATATAATCTTGTGAATGAATCGTACTTAAGATGTAACTTCAACAAAACCTTCATACTTAgttgatcatttttaatttaaattgtgaattTGTGGTGAAACTTGTAGGTTGAAAAGATTTTTGGCCCTGGAAACCAATATGTCACTGCTGCAAAAATGATACTTCAAGTAAGCATGTTTATATTGCATTAAAATTTATGGATCTGTATCCACTATTACATTTCATTTCTTGAATCTTAAATCTTCTGCAGAACAGTGAAGCCATGATTTCAATTGACATGCCGGCTGGTCCATCTGAAGTTTTGGTCATTGCAGACAAGCATGCAATTCCTTCTCATGTAGCAGCTGATTTGCTTTCCCAggtttaataagttttaatataGTCCTATTTGCTTTACAAATACTATTCACTAATTCACATTCATAATGAAAATTGGTACTCTTTCTTTGTCTCCCTCTTAGAAACGAAATTCATGTTCTAGTGTAATTTATACATTATTCTAAAATCTTATTTCTAGTTTCTAAATTATGAGGTTAGTTTTCCAAAATTCAATATAGGAAGAACTCATAATTTGCGCAGCTTGTAGGAAATGTGAATTAGTTGAAGATTAATCACTATATCTGGAAAGCAACCAAATTTGTAAACTGAGGAGATGGAGTATAGAagcatttgtttgtttgtttagaATCTGATTATGATTCTGTGTTCTCTTAGTTGACAATGAATGTGCAAATACTCTACACCAGAGAAAACGAACTGGAACACCATTCTTCAAATAAGGCTCAAAATCtgcaaaaacttaaaagcacAGATAAACCCCAACTGACAGAACCACTTCAAACAAGACCTAAAACCTGCTAAAAATCCAGACACTGACTAGAAACAGTAGTGCAAACCATAtccaatatataaaaaattaatataatgttCAAAGTCTCAGACAGACAGACATGCTTCACCATCTTGCCAAATTATGAATTGAGCTTGAtaaatcatcccttttttttttctacctaCACACTTCGAAGATGATTCCTAACCTTTTTAGCTTCTTGTACACTGCTGATATCTATGCAcctaatttacaattttcaggCTGAGCATGGTCCAGATAGTCAGGTTGTTCTTGTGATTGTTGGAGATGGTGTGGATCTGAATGCAATACAGGAGGAACTCAGCAAGCAGTGCGAGAGTCTTCCAAGAGGCGAGTTTGCCTCCAAAGCTCTGAGCCACAGTTTTTTTGTGTATGCACGTGATATGCTTGAGGTTAGTCATCTTATCTATGTTTCTTTCTTGACCTACTAAAAGCAGAGCGACGAGATCAGGATTAAGAAGGATTCAGGTAGAGAGAGAACAATTTCTTTGGAATAACTAGAACAGACTGTTAGGCCTCTATGCCTGTATTTATACAGTGCACACCAAGTATGCTTATTCCATAGTACAGATTGTACTTGTGTGGAGGAGTGTTAATATAGTGTTAGAGaaaatcaagagaagaatagGAATAGCCAAATAGGAAAGAGGGGCCCACcccaaaaatacaaaataacctATGAAGCATCTGTATAAATAACTATTCTCAATTTCTCATACATTTATGCCACATGGAATGTTAAGATGATCTCTTGATATGCCAGAATCCAGAACTTTCTTCGGAAGAATTTATAATTTAGcattgaattatatatttatttatttttcagtcaactaataatttatatttaagtccTAATTCTCCTCTCACTTGTGAAGTCTCAATTCACCTAATGTTGTTATTGGAGTTTTAGAAGTAAAAGTTACCATTGCATCTTTCAGGCTATCAATTTCTCAAACTTATATGCACCTGAGCATCTAATTATCAATGTGAAAGATGCAGAGAAGTGGGAGAGTTTCATTGAGAATGCAGGTGCTCCTATGGATTTTCCTTTTGTTACTCCTTATTTATGTTTAGTTTTTGATAAATGTAGGGTTTGGAGGAGTGGGGATGGACTCTTGTGTGTTGTCAAAGATACTTATGTCTTCAAACTCTTATAGGATCCaattcctttttgataacctcatTTTTGTATCCTTGATGGCATGGAAATTCAAGAATCCTAGATCTTAATGTCTGTCATTGGCTCTGCAGGTTCTGTGTTTTTAGGGCCTTGGACACCTGAGAGTGTTGGTGATTATGCAAGCGGGACAAACCATGTCCTTCCTACTTATGGCTATGCAAGAATGTATGGTGGTGTGTCATTGGACTCCTTCCTGAAGTACATAACTGTGCAGTCTCTTTCGGAGGAAGGTCTAAGAAGGCTTGGGCCATATGTAGCAACCATGGCTGAAGTTGAAGGCCTTGAAGCCCACAAGAGAGCAGTTACCTTGAGACTTCAGGACATAGAAGCCAGGCAGGTTTCAAGATGAGATGATGCCTCAATTCATTGTTCTCTTTATCTCTTGTAAGCTACTATAGCTCTTAGTTTTTGCCAAGTCTAGGGCCATTTTCTTGATGAGATTACCTAGATTTAGGTGGCATTAGTAGCTAGAAGTTGCCATTTCAAGTTCATGTAACAATAGCTGGATAACAAACATATACTAGTGCCTAATATGTTGGTGATCTTTGGTTTTGATCAATCAATAATGCATCCATTTTTTTGGTTGCATAATTCATCCAAATATCTAATGTATTTGCTGaactgtacttttttttttcctttcccgATAAGCTTGCTTGAATGTACTAGTACTCGTTCACCATGGTTAAGAAAGTATTTGCAAAGAGGGATAACTTAGTATTTCGAAAGAATAATAATTCATAAAGTGTATTGAGAAATCTTGTAAAGACAGAAATATCTTTGTAAAAGAATGAAGTGGAGTCTTGGAAGACTAAGGAAAAAAGTTTTGTTAACGAGTATTTTTAACACTGGTTGAGAAACATTTGTTCTTATTTATAAGATGTCtttattacataaaattaaaaattgaatgatttaatatttttatttttatttgagaaaGGCTAATTAGTGTCTTAAGGATGATCAAGTACAATAAgtagaaattattaaatagacaacaaaatttatatgatttttaagtaattaaaagcATTTAATATGATTTGTTAAAAGTTATCTACCCGTTGTCTGGGGGAAACTCATTATTAAGATCcttaattaaatacaattttgttttatttaatattttaattttatattcttcaaTAATATCTTAAAACATTTGTTaatgattatttaataaaatgaaaaggggGCATTCTACTTGTTAGTGCTTATTTTTAACTGCACATCAATATTTTCGTGGGACTTAGTGTTAGATTGCGTTCATCCGGAAGCTAAATAATTTCTTACtgctgattttttaaaaatacaaaatgtgATCGgggaaattaagagaaaaaaaattaagttatatgAAAGTATCGTAGCACAAGTTATAATATTACTATAGTGATgtgcttttgttttcatgtagTGACTAATGTtttccaccaaaaaaaaatgtagtgaTTAATGTTCAATACTAAAAAGGATATTGGTGGCTAAATAGTTTATACATGAAATTAGtaaaatgattttgtttattccttaaatttatttacacgtcgataatatatttatctacttaaataattatttcgTAGATTTTCACACAATGATACCTCAATCTTTTGTTCTCTTTATCTCGTTTTTAGGTGCTAGCTCTTTAATCATGTAATAGACTCGTTTGCATGACAATGTTACACAAGCATGTTAACAAGGCTAAAAAAATATCGGAATAATTGGCATAGAACAACAATAAACCGATTTGTCTAAGTTTAAGAAAGCATACTTCATAAAGGATAACtagcagaaaataaaatagacaatACGTAAAATGGGGGAATATTTCATCTTGGTTCTTTACATTGTACAAGACCATCCTCAAACTATGGggggaaaatatatatatatgcttgaaGGATGCGAGCTATTAGCTTTTGAATTAAATATGTAACCAGTTGATGTATATGGATTATGGCTAGAAGCCCAGGAATCACCAATATAAAACCAAGGAAAAATTAGTGATGTTTCACCCTGCTAGATTTTCTCTATTACTATATCTCGTGTAACAATGGATAATTCCAGGAAGAGAAATCACTGGCTTGTCTTTTCCATACAATTTCGTTTATTTTTGCAAGGTCATTAAATGAGAAACCCCTGCCTGTGAATAAGATGATGTATCTTGTATGAGTTTGAAACAGACCCTATCAGGAATTAAATTATCAGAATCTACAAGAAAAGAGATTTGTAACAGACCCTGTTCATGGGATTCCCAAGAGGAAAGTTCCAAATCCCAATGCAGGAAAACTTGAGTTTGTTCCTAACAAACTTGCAAGTCTACCTGTTCTGGAGCATGCTTTAGCCACTGCACTTGAAGCAGCGCATCTGGTTGCAACCAAGTTCATCCGATGGCCATAATCATAAAATGCTCAGCCTCAGCTATAGATTAAATAGCATCAGAAGAATCCTGAGAAAGCCTACTTACAAATGATTTCTGCTTGATAAGAATGTACAACAattgagggcgagccctggtgcagcggtaaagttgtgccttggtgacttgttggtcatggattcgaatccggaaacagcctctttgcatatgcaagggtaaggctgcgtacaatatccctcccccataccttcgcatagcgaagagcctctgggcaatggggtacgaagttttttaagAATGTACAACAATTATTGTGTTTTCTCTGTCATCTTAAAGGGCTAACAACCCAACCAGTAATAGGATTCTGCCGGCGAAACCTCAACTTCCCGTGTCCACCACTTTGCAATCGTTCAAGCACTGCATACGTAATTGAATCTGGTGTCAACCCTTGCTG includes these proteins:
- the LOC100816684 gene encoding histidinol dehydrogenase, chloroplastic; translation: MESALTASNWNRSLIRIRHTRPRFVATRPTAIRCSINSYRLSNLTPSELQSLKSRPRIDFSSIFSVVNPIVDDVHKRGDAAVKEYTSKFDKVELDKVVEVVSELPDPVLDPPIKEAFDVAYDNIYAFHAAQKSPEKSVENMKGVQCKRVARSINSVGLYVPGGTAVLPSTALMLAVPAQIAGCKTIVLANPPTRDGTTCKEVLYCAKKAGVTHILKAGGAQAISAMAWGTETCPKVEKIFGPGNQYVTAAKMILQNSEAMISIDMPAGPSEVLVIADKHAIPSHVAADLLSQAEHGPDSQVVLVIVGDGVDLNAIQEELSKQCESLPRGEFASKALSHSFFVYARDMLEAINFSNLYAPEHLIINVKDAEKWESFIENAGSVFLGPWTPESVGDYASGTNHVLPTYGYARMYGGVSLDSFLKYITVQSLSEEGLRRLGPYVATMAEVEGLEAHKRAVTLRLQDIEARQVSR